In the Maribacter sp. MJ134 genome, one interval contains:
- a CDS encoding XRE family transcriptional regulator — MENELTLKRFTDIRRELGYTQAEFAALIGVSNTTADIERGRTKLSGKVVSELLKQFKINPLWLFGESEQQYLETSNTSVIPKVVTVNAAENENMVLVNAKAAAGYPQNIADTSWYEQLPAFDLPIPEFRNATYRGFQVEGDSMLPNLHPGEWVLARAIEHIDYVSANKMYVVVLQDSVMVKKIEKRPNSNNITLVSLNETYPPYDIKPFQIQEIWEVSSKITFNVDATTDNGLLRQLQESMQELKNQLQHVKKVD; from the coding sequence ATGGAAAATGAACTCACTTTAAAACGATTTACAGATATTAGACGGGAATTGGGATATACGCAGGCAGAATTTGCCGCACTTATAGGCGTGTCCAATACCACCGCAGATATAGAACGTGGTCGTACCAAACTCTCCGGAAAAGTGGTTTCCGAACTTTTAAAACAGTTCAAGATAAATCCGCTCTGGTTGTTCGGGGAGAGTGAGCAACAATATTTGGAAACTTCCAATACCAGTGTTATTCCTAAAGTAGTTACCGTAAACGCGGCCGAGAACGAGAATATGGTTTTGGTCAATGCCAAGGCGGCGGCCGGTTATCCGCAGAATATTGCGGATACCAGTTGGTACGAGCAATTGCCTGCCTTTGATTTGCCTATTCCGGAGTTCAGAAATGCGACGTACAGAGGTTTTCAGGTAGAAGGGGATAGTATGTTGCCCAATCTGCATCCAGGGGAATGGGTCTTGGCCAGGGCCATTGAACATATAGATTATGTGAGTGCCAATAAAATGTATGTGGTGGTCTTACAGGATTCCGTAATGGTAAAAAAGATAGAGAAGCGTCCAAATTCCAATAACATTACATTGGTTTCGTTAAATGAAACCTATCCACCCTATGATATTAAACCTTTTCAGATTCAGGAAATTTGGGAGGTGAGTAGTAAGATTACCTTTAATGTAGATGCTACAACAGATAATGGTTTGCTGCGTCAGTTGCAGGAATCGATGCAGGAGTTAAAGAATCAACTGCAACATGTAAAGAAGGTAGATTAA
- a CDS encoding GNAT family N-acetyltransferase, with protein sequence MEIKLLGKEDISQELQTQLSQLYLQLNAELRQLSLSNILKRSDAIDIACCFDGPKLVGIAMMANYKVVSGYKGMIEDVVVSEKYRGKGIGRKLMEKLLEQARLRKLDDVLLFSGHHRTAAISLYKSLGFTLKSSGLYVKKMETD encoded by the coding sequence ATGGAAATAAAGCTACTCGGAAAAGAGGATATTTCTCAAGAATTACAAACGCAACTATCGCAGCTTTACCTGCAACTGAATGCGGAACTAAGACAGCTATCCTTGTCCAATATTTTAAAGCGGTCAGATGCCATAGATATTGCTTGTTGTTTTGATGGACCTAAATTAGTGGGAATTGCCATGATGGCGAATTATAAGGTGGTATCAGGTTATAAGGGTATGATTGAAGATGTTGTGGTTTCTGAAAAGTATCGGGGAAAAGGAATCGGTAGAAAATTGATGGAAAAACTATTGGAGCAAGCCCGTTTACGAAAACTAGACGATGTGCTTCTGTTCAGTGGTCACCATAGAACGGCCGCCATCAGTCTGTATAAAAGTCTAGGGTTCACTCTTAAGAGCAGCGGCTTGTACGTTAAAAAGATGGAGACTGATTAA
- a CDS encoding transporter substrate-binding domain-containing protein, which produces MSRLLFALLCFIGFVASGQVTRDTLLVGYTPAAPFIVKEGKNLEGLNIWLWKEVAKDLELKYTLVPMNFSDMLDSLQTGGIDLSINPLTITSDRSRKMEFTHSFFASNATAVVAQVSSFDKLMVFLKGFFNANFLRGLLLLLLIIFIFGFLGWLFERKENPETFRTGPRGIWDGIWWSAVTLTTVGYGDKAPQTKLGKISALVLMFGGLLFISGLTASIASSLTVNQLNNNPDGFNEFKERKVGTVAKSGTRTFLAEHFFKKVKTYPGVVAGLTDLKKGKIEAFLYDEPILKYRIQKDSSLNDLEILPLKFDVQLYAFGLPKTHTALEQLISQRILDIKETKEWEIVLNEFGLVEL; this is translated from the coding sequence ATGAGCAGATTATTATTCGCTTTGTTATGTTTCATCGGTTTCGTGGCGAGCGGTCAGGTTACACGCGATACCTTGCTCGTTGGCTATACACCGGCAGCTCCCTTTATTGTCAAAGAGGGTAAAAATTTGGAAGGCCTTAATATTTGGCTGTGGAAAGAGGTGGCGAAAGATTTAGAGCTGAAGTATACTCTGGTTCCCATGAACTTCTCGGACATGTTGGATTCTTTACAAACGGGAGGCATCGATTTAAGCATAAATCCATTGACCATAACCAGTGATCGTAGTCGAAAAATGGAGTTTACGCATTCTTTTTTCGCCTCCAATGCCACTGCGGTCGTGGCTCAAGTATCTTCTTTTGACAAATTGATGGTCTTTTTAAAAGGATTTTTCAACGCTAATTTCCTTCGGGGGCTTTTGCTGCTATTGCTCATCATCTTTATTTTCGGCTTTTTAGGGTGGTTGTTTGAACGAAAAGAAAATCCGGAGACCTTTAGGACCGGACCAAGGGGAATTTGGGACGGAATATGGTGGTCCGCAGTAACGCTCACCACCGTAGGTTACGGGGATAAAGCTCCGCAAACAAAACTTGGTAAGATTTCCGCTTTGGTACTAATGTTCGGAGGTTTGTTGTTTATCTCCGGACTTACGGCAAGTATTGCCTCTAGTTTAACGGTGAACCAGCTGAACAATAATCCCGATGGATTTAATGAATTTAAGGAGCGAAAAGTGGGTACGGTAGCCAAATCGGGTACGCGAACGTTCTTGGCCGAACATTTCTTTAAGAAGGTTAAAACCTATCCTGGGGTAGTTGCGGGCCTAACCGATTTGAAAAAAGGAAAAATTGAAGCTTTTTTATATGATGAACCTATTTTGAAATATAGAATTCAGAAAGATTCCAGTTTGAACGACCTAGAAATCCTTCCTCTAAAATTCGATGTGCAATTGTATGCTTTTGGGCTACCCAAGACCCATACTGCGTTGGAGCAATTGATCTCGCAACGTATCCTGGATATCAAGGAAACCAAGGAGTGGGAGATCGTGTTGAACGAATTTGGTTTGGTTGAACTTTAG
- the ggt gene encoding gamma-glutamyltransferase, with amino-acid sequence MKKILLLSACLFLFVQCKEAPAEPMGLVTDNAMVVSAREEASKIGVEIMKKGGNAFDAMVATEMALVVAYPFAGNLGGGGFMVYRKADGNVGGLDYREKAPLSGHKDMYLDSLGNVIPNKSTLGATAVGVPGTVAGIIEVHKKFGSLPLAEIFEPVIALAEKGVVVTANQEKRLASQRDKFIEVNGDSTKFATVFKEGDIITYPALAATMRKIAENGRDGFYKGETAQKLASFIQENGGYITEEDLAKYEAVWRQPIIFNYKDIRVISMSPPSSGGVTINQIFKMMEPYEISEFGHNSAKTVQLFTEASRRAYADRNYYLGDPDFVDIPLDVILSNGYLKERMENFSFDKATKSSEVERGSVEIVESMETTHYSIVDAEGNAVSVTTTLNGAYGSKLYSDELGFFLNNEMDDFSAKPGVPNMFGLIGAEANSIAAEKRMLSSMTPTIVERDGKLWLVVGTPGGSTIITAVAQTILNTYEFNMSMQEAVNAPRFHHQWLPDMVIFEPEGFSSALKDEMKSKGYIINEERTPIIGKVDAIRVLPDGKLEGGADKRGDDMAVGY; translated from the coding sequence ATGAAAAAAATACTGCTCTTATCCGCTTGTTTGTTCCTTTTTGTTCAATGTAAGGAAGCCCCTGCGGAACCTATGGGATTAGTAACGGATAACGCTATGGTGGTTTCTGCCCGTGAGGAAGCTTCTAAAATTGGCGTAGAGATCATGAAAAAGGGCGGCAATGCATTTGATGCCATGGTAGCGACTGAAATGGCCTTGGTTGTGGCCTACCCTTTTGCGGGCAATCTTGGTGGTGGAGGTTTTATGGTCTATAGAAAAGCGGACGGCAATGTCGGCGGATTGGATTATAGGGAGAAAGCTCCTTTGTCCGGACACAAGGACATGTATTTAGATTCCCTGGGAAACGTTATTCCCAACAAAAGTACGCTAGGTGCAACGGCAGTGGGTGTGCCAGGCACTGTAGCGGGAATCATTGAAGTCCACAAAAAATTTGGTTCTTTACCCCTGGCGGAAATATTTGAACCTGTAATCGCATTAGCGGAAAAAGGCGTGGTCGTTACTGCAAATCAAGAAAAAAGACTGGCCAGTCAACGGGATAAGTTTATTGAAGTAAATGGTGATAGTACCAAATTTGCGACGGTTTTCAAGGAGGGCGATATAATTACCTACCCCGCCCTGGCAGCAACAATGCGGAAAATTGCGGAAAATGGAAGGGATGGTTTTTACAAAGGAGAAACGGCACAAAAGCTAGCTTCCTTTATTCAGGAAAACGGGGGATACATCACCGAGGAAGACTTAGCAAAATATGAAGCCGTATGGCGCCAACCTATCATATTCAACTACAAGGATATCCGTGTAATATCCATGAGTCCGCCCAGTAGTGGTGGGGTTACTATCAATCAAATCTTTAAGATGATGGAGCCTTATGAGATTTCTGAATTTGGTCATAATTCCGCCAAAACGGTACAATTGTTTACGGAGGCTTCGCGCAGGGCGTATGCGGATCGGAACTACTACTTGGGAGATCCCGATTTCGTGGATATTCCTCTTGATGTCATTTTAAGCAACGGTTATCTAAAAGAACGTATGGAGAATTTTTCTTTTGATAAGGCTACTAAATCTTCAGAGGTAGAACGGGGTAGCGTAGAAATCGTAGAAAGCATGGAAACGACGCACTATTCTATTGTAGATGCGGAAGGAAATGCGGTTTCGGTGACCACGACCTTGAACGGAGCCTATGGTTCCAAACTATATTCGGACGAGCTGGGCTTCTTTTTGAATAATGAAATGGATGATTTTAGTGCCAAACCCGGAGTTCCTAATATGTTCGGGTTAATAGGTGCGGAAGCCAATAGTATAGCGGCGGAAAAACGTATGCTAAGCAGCATGACGCCGACCATTGTGGAGCGTGATGGCAAACTGTGGTTGGTCGTGGGGACACCCGGTGGTTCTACCATAATAACAGCCGTGGCGCAAACCATTCTAAATACCTACGAATTTAATATGAGTATGCAAGAGGCAGTGAACGCGCCACGCTTTCACCACCAATGGTTGCCGGATATGGTGATATTTGAACCAGAAGGCTTTTCTAGCGCATTAAAGGATGAAATGAAATCCAAAGGATATATCATCAATGAAGAACGTACACCTATTATTGGTAAGGTCGATGCCATTCGCGTCTTACCTGATGGAAAGTTAGAAGGTGGTGCCGATAAACGCGGGGATGATATGGCGGTCGGGTATTAG
- a CDS encoding ACP phosphodiesterase — protein MNFLAHIYLSFGDKEITIGNFIADSIRGNKFKHLPPRVQQGITLHRHIDTYTDSHRIPKISSKRLHKNYSHYSRVIVDIFYDHFLAKNWSRYSDIPLGVFVDDFYDLLEDNYTILPDGVKRMMPYMIADNWIYNYAKMDGIAKVLNGMNRRTKNKSKMNFAIMDLEDHYADFEKEFSLFFEELIIFSQQKFKSL, from the coding sequence ATGAACTTCCTTGCCCATATATACCTTTCTTTTGGTGATAAAGAGATTACCATTGGCAACTTTATTGCCGATAGTATACGGGGGAATAAGTTTAAACATCTTCCTCCAAGGGTGCAACAAGGCATCACACTTCACCGGCATATAGATACCTATACGGACAGCCATAGGATACCCAAAATAAGCAGCAAACGTCTACACAAAAATTATAGCCATTACAGCAGGGTCATCGTAGATATTTTCTACGACCATTTTCTCGCAAAGAACTGGAGCCGGTATTCTGATATCCCTTTAGGGGTATTTGTTGATGATTTTTATGATCTCTTGGAGGATAATTATACAATACTCCCGGATGGCGTTAAACGCATGATGCCTTATATGATTGCTGATAATTGGATTTACAATTACGCCAAAATGGATGGTATTGCCAAAGTGTTGAACGGTATGAACCGTAGGACCAAAAACAAGTCTAAAATGAATTTTGCCATTATGGACCTCGAGGACCACTACGCGGATTTTGAAAAGGAGTTCTCGCTGTTTTTCGAAGAATTGATTATCTTTTCGCAACAAAAATTCAAATCATTATAG
- the glmM gene encoding phosphoglucosamine mutase, translating to MTLIKSISGIRGTIGGKPGDNLTPIDAVKFAASYGIWLKDYSKKDKLKVVIGRDARLSGEMIQNLVVSTLVGLGIDVIDLDLSTTPTVEIAVPLEKADGGIILTASHNPKQWNALKLLNEKGEFLDAAQGAKILEIAEREDFDFSEVDDLGKISKNDSYIDIHIDEVLDLPLVDADVIRKAKFKVVVDGVNSTGGIAIPKLLKELGVEVVELYCDPTGHFPHNPEPLKEHLKDICDLVVKEKADFGIVVDPDVDRLAFISNDGEMFGEEYTLVACADYVLGKTKGNTVSNLSSSRALRDITEKHGGTYEAAAVGEVNVVTKMKANKAIIGGEGNGGIIYPESHYGRDSLVGSALFLMLMAEKGGTVAELRASYPSYFMSKKKIQLTPGLDVDGILEAMAEKYKDEEISTIDGVKIDFAENWVHLRKSNTEPIIRIYTEAKSQKEADALADRVIEEIKAIARI from the coding sequence ATGACACTAATCAAATCCATATCAGGAATCAGGGGCACCATAGGAGGAAAGCCTGGAGATAACCTAACCCCAATAGACGCGGTAAAATTTGCCGCATCTTACGGTATCTGGTTAAAGGACTATTCCAAGAAAGATAAATTGAAAGTTGTAATCGGCAGGGATGCCCGACTCTCCGGAGAAATGATTCAGAATCTCGTGGTCTCTACTTTGGTAGGTTTGGGTATCGATGTTATAGATTTGGATTTATCGACAACGCCAACGGTTGAGATTGCCGTTCCTTTGGAAAAGGCGGATGGTGGAATCATCTTAACTGCAAGTCACAACCCAAAACAATGGAATGCCCTTAAACTTTTGAACGAGAAAGGTGAATTTTTGGATGCTGCCCAAGGGGCCAAGATTTTAGAAATTGCGGAGCGGGAGGATTTTGATTTTTCAGAAGTTGATGATTTGGGCAAAATATCAAAGAACGATAGTTATATAGACATACATATTGATGAAGTATTGGATTTACCCTTAGTAGATGCGGATGTCATCCGTAAAGCTAAATTTAAAGTGGTCGTCGACGGTGTGAATTCTACTGGAGGCATTGCCATCCCTAAGCTTCTTAAAGAGTTAGGGGTAGAGGTCGTAGAGTTGTATTGCGACCCAACAGGTCATTTTCCACACAACCCAGAGCCTTTAAAGGAGCATTTAAAGGATATCTGTGACTTGGTGGTGAAGGAGAAGGCCGATTTTGGTATTGTGGTAGACCCGGATGTAGACCGTTTAGCGTTTATAAGTAATGATGGTGAAATGTTCGGTGAAGAATATACCCTAGTAGCCTGTGCTGATTATGTATTGGGTAAGACAAAGGGAAATACGGTATCCAACCTTTCTTCGTCACGTGCACTTCGTGATATTACGGAAAAGCACGGTGGTACCTACGAAGCCGCTGCTGTGGGTGAAGTAAATGTGGTTACCAAGATGAAAGCCAACAAGGCCATCATTGGTGGAGAGGGTAACGGTGGTATCATTTATCCTGAAAGTCATTACGGAAGGGATTCATTAGTAGGCTCCGCACTGTTTTTAATGCTAATGGCTGAGAAAGGAGGCACGGTAGCAGAACTAAGAGCCAGTTACCCAAGTTATTTTATGAGTAAGAAGAAAATACAGTTAACACCAGGATTGGATGTGGACGGTATATTGGAGGCCATGGCCGAAAAATATAAGGATGAGGAAATTTCTACGATTGATGGGGTTAAAATTGACTTTGCGGAGAATTGGGTACACCTTAGAAAATCGAACACAGAGCCTATCATCAGAATCTATACGGAGGCAAAAAGCCAGAAGGAGGCCGATGCTTTAGCGGACCGTGTAATTGAAGAAATAAAGGCGATAGCTAGGATTTAG
- a CDS encoding lysophospholipid acyltransferase family protein translates to MQLLVFVITYPFLWFISILPHRLFYGFSDFVFFLVYRVIGYRRKVVLDNLNLVFPEKSEKEIQRIEKEFFRHMCDMFLETVKTMNLSKEQVRKKYDVRNIEVLKELEKERSILIVCSHYANWEWNVSINNYVKSKGYAVYQKIGNVYFDKFIKKVRARWNTTLITQQQTVKTVVRNKRDGVIGIFGMVSDQSPQAHRAQYWADFMGIKVPIFNGAETMARKLDLAVVFLKVSKVKRGYYKAEFVPIAERGKQTKENEITDTFLRLTEQQIRERPEHYLWTHKRWKHRDKTPASFAKIV, encoded by the coding sequence ATGCAACTACTGGTATTTGTTATAACCTACCCTTTTCTGTGGTTCATATCCATACTACCGCACCGACTATTCTATGGTTTTTCAGACTTTGTTTTCTTTCTGGTTTATCGTGTTATCGGCTATAGAAGAAAGGTAGTACTGGACAACTTGAATTTGGTTTTCCCCGAAAAGAGCGAAAAGGAAATACAGCGCATAGAAAAGGAATTTTTTAGACATATGTGTGATATGTTCCTAGAAACGGTGAAGACCATGAACCTGAGCAAAGAGCAGGTTCGAAAAAAGTATGATGTTCGGAATATTGAAGTTTTAAAGGAACTTGAAAAAGAGCGTAGCATTTTAATCGTATGCTCCCATTACGCGAATTGGGAATGGAACGTAAGCATAAACAACTACGTAAAATCAAAAGGCTATGCCGTGTATCAGAAAATTGGCAATGTTTATTTTGATAAATTCATTAAAAAGGTGCGTGCGCGTTGGAATACCACGCTCATAACCCAGCAACAGACTGTAAAGACCGTTGTTCGTAACAAACGGGACGGTGTCATCGGTATTTTCGGCATGGTCAGTGACCAATCTCCCCAAGCACACAGAGCACAATATTGGGCAGATTTTATGGGTATTAAAGTACCGATTTTCAATGGCGCGGAGACCATGGCGCGGAAGTTGGACCTCGCCGTTGTTTTTCTTAAGGTGAGTAAGGTTAAACGTGGTTATTACAAGGCGGAATTCGTTCCCATTGCGGAACGTGGCAAACAGACCAAGGAAAATGAAATTACGGATACTTTTTTACGCCTGACCGAGCAACAGATCAGGGAAAGACCCGAGCACTATCTATGGACACACAAAAGATGGAAGCATAGGGATAAAACCCCCGCGTCCTTTGCTAAAATTGTATAA
- a CDS encoding rhomboid family intramembrane serine protease, which produces MNNMHIATIAVIAANILVSLKGFNDSHFFDRYKFGIGAIRAGQKERMLTSGFLHVDIAHLFFNMFTLYFFADVVIAWFGPAKFIIIYFISLLAGSLLALFFHKDEPYYSAVGASGAVTGILYAAILLQPNDSLGIMFIPIPIPAYILGIGYLLYSIYGMKSRIGNVGHTAHFGGAIGGYVTTLLFMPSLLQSDTVMVLLLAVPIVLLFILEKLGKI; this is translated from the coding sequence ATGAACAATATGCACATTGCCACCATAGCAGTAATAGCCGCCAACATCCTTGTTTCATTGAAAGGATTTAACGATTCCCACTTTTTTGACAGGTATAAATTTGGTATCGGTGCCATAAGGGCCGGGCAAAAAGAACGCATGTTGACTTCTGGTTTTCTGCACGTAGATATAGCGCACCTATTTTTTAATATGTTTACGCTGTATTTCTTTGCAGATGTTGTAATTGCTTGGTTTGGACCTGCAAAATTTATCATCATTTACTTTATTAGTCTTTTGGCAGGGAGTTTATTGGCCCTGTTCTTTCATAAAGATGAGCCTTATTATTCCGCGGTAGGGGCGAGCGGTGCGGTAACCGGTATTCTATATGCCGCAATTCTTTTGCAGCCTAATGACTCCCTGGGCATTATGTTCATTCCTATACCCATTCCGGCATACATCTTAGGAATTGGCTATTTGCTATATTCCATTTATGGTATGAAGAGTAGAATAGGGAATGTAGGACATACCGCACACTTTGGAGGGGCCATAGGAGGTTATGTAACCACCCTGTTATTCATGCCCAGTCTTTTGCAATCAGACACAGTAATGGTACTATTGCTGGCTGTTCCAATTGTACTACTTTTTATTTTGGAAAAACTTGGAAAAATATGA
- a CDS encoding redoxin domain-containing protein: MKNGMLFLLGLLTLVGCNQEPDGFTIDGTLRGEIEEGTKVFLKKIGDNNQPVEVDTATIANGKFQFKGTATAPELHYIFVDEAQGYTAVILENGTIDFNGQKDSLGFAVVKGTLQNDVFRDYLEQSRALSNKARSIQEDLQRATKDGSPQASIIALRDEMQELQEEYKGFELDYIKNNPNALISALLLDRAVATKAIGYEEIQTMYDALSPEIQNSRPGKRVLDGIEGLKKSEEAEKNTAIGAKAPEFSGPNPEGETVALSDVMGKVTLVDFWAAWCRPCRAENPNVVAVYNKYHDKGLNIVGVSLDRTAEAWKKAIADDGLEWNHISNIAYFDDQIAKLYNVDAIPAAFLLDENGIIVAKNLRGPALEEKVAELLN, from the coding sequence ATGAAAAATGGCATGCTGTTCCTTTTGGGTTTACTTACATTGGTAGGTTGTAATCAAGAACCAGATGGATTCACCATTGATGGAACTTTAAGAGGTGAAATTGAAGAAGGGACTAAGGTCTTTTTGAAAAAGATAGGGGATAACAATCAGCCTGTAGAAGTAGATACGGCTACCATAGCCAATGGTAAGTTCCAATTTAAGGGAACTGCCACAGCTCCTGAATTACATTATATCTTTGTAGATGAGGCTCAGGGTTACACGGCTGTTATTCTTGAAAACGGAACTATTGATTTTAATGGTCAAAAAGACAGTCTGGGTTTTGCCGTTGTAAAGGGAACATTACAGAATGATGTTTTTAGGGACTATCTAGAGCAATCAAGAGCATTGTCGAACAAAGCAAGGTCCATTCAAGAGGATTTGCAGAGAGCCACAAAAGACGGTAGTCCACAAGCTTCCATTATAGCGTTAAGAGATGAAATGCAGGAACTCCAAGAAGAATATAAAGGCTTTGAGCTCGACTATATCAAAAACAATCCGAACGCTTTGATTTCGGCCTTGCTTTTAGACCGGGCGGTAGCCACCAAAGCTATAGGTTATGAAGAAATACAGACCATGTACGATGCGTTGAGCCCTGAAATTCAAAATTCAAGACCTGGAAAACGTGTGTTAGATGGTATTGAAGGACTGAAAAAATCTGAAGAGGCAGAGAAGAATACCGCCATCGGAGCAAAAGCCCCAGAATTTTCTGGTCCAAATCCTGAAGGGGAAACTGTAGCACTAAGTGATGTTATGGGGAAAGTTACCCTAGTGGATTTTTGGGCAGCTTGGTGTAGACCATGTAGAGCCGAGAATCCCAATGTTGTGGCCGTCTACAATAAATACCATGACAAAGGCCTTAATATTGTGGGCGTTTCTTTGGATAGAACTGCCGAAGCTTGGAAAAAAGCTATTGCCGACGACGGACTTGAATGGAACCATATATCTAACATTGCCTATTTTGACGATCAAATTGCAAAGCTCTACAACGTAGATGCCATTCCCGCGGCGTTCTTGTTGGATGAAAATGGTATTATAGTGGCGAAAAACTTAAGGGGACCGGCCTTGGAGGAAAAGGTGGCCGAGCTACTGAACTAA